One Niabella beijingensis DNA window includes the following coding sequences:
- a CDS encoding sigma-54-dependent transcriptional regulator translates to MKHSVLIIDDEEKLRQLLSRIITLEGFEVFQANDCRSGLKQLEKTAVDVVLCDVKLPDGNGVELVKKIRAQAPQTEVILLTAYGNIPDGVQAIKNGAFDYITKGDDNNRIIPLLNRAIEKVALYKRVQQLEQQLGDKYSFDSIIGHSEAIQQSILFGKKVAPTDATVLITGETGTGKEVFAKAIHEASNRRNKNFVAINCAAFSRELLEGELFGHRAGSFTGAVKDQTGLLEEAHNGTLFLDEIGEMPVDLQAKLLRVLESGEFIKIGETKPTKINLRLLAATNRNLLKEIETGHFREDLYYRISTFKIALPALRERKKDIKELAGFYLRLFAHKTNRKELSISAEALRALEHYPWPGNIRELKNSIERSVILMQEDELHQEDLPLEIQQHQNQEPGAAENPSSLASMEKNHIRRILQFTKGNKAEAARILEIGVATLYRKIEEYKL, encoded by the coding sequence ATGAAACACAGTGTCCTGATCATCGACGACGAAGAAAAACTGCGGCAGCTCCTTTCAAGAATCATTACCCTCGAGGGTTTTGAGGTTTTTCAGGCAAACGACTGCCGCAGCGGCTTAAAGCAACTGGAAAAGACTGCAGTGGATGTAGTGCTTTGCGATGTGAAGCTCCCCGACGGCAACGGAGTGGAACTGGTAAAAAAGATCAGGGCCCAGGCACCGCAAACGGAAGTGATCCTGCTGACCGCCTACGGAAACATTCCGGATGGCGTACAGGCCATTAAGAACGGGGCCTTTGATTACATAACAAAAGGAGATGACAACAACCGGATCATTCCCTTATTAAACCGTGCCATAGAAAAAGTAGCCCTTTACAAAAGGGTGCAGCAGCTGGAACAGCAACTGGGTGACAAATATTCCTTCGACAGCATCATCGGTCACTCTGAAGCCATTCAGCAGTCCATCCTTTTTGGAAAAAAAGTGGCCCCCACGGACGCTACAGTCCTGATCACCGGCGAAACCGGCACCGGCAAAGAAGTATTTGCAAAAGCGATCCATGAGGCAAGCAACCGCAGGAACAAGAATTTTGTGGCTATCAACTGCGCCGCATTCAGCCGCGAACTACTCGAAGGTGAACTTTTCGGACACAGGGCCGGCTCATTTACCGGTGCGGTAAAAGATCAGACAGGGCTGCTGGAAGAGGCACACAATGGCACCCTGTTCCTGGATGAGATTGGAGAAATGCCGGTCGACCTGCAGGCAAAACTACTGCGGGTACTGGAGTCCGGCGAATTTATTAAGATCGGGGAAACCAAACCGACAAAAATAAATCTGCGCCTGCTGGCGGCTACCAACCGCAACCTGCTGAAAGAAATTGAAACCGGGCATTTCCGTGAGGACCTCTATTACCGCATCTCTACATTTAAGATCGCTCTTCCTGCCTTAAGAGAACGGAAAAAAGATATTAAGGAGCTGGCAGGATTTTATCTCCGGTTATTTGCGCATAAAACAAACCGGAAGGAACTCAGCATCTCGGCGGAGGCACTTCGTGCGCTGGAACACTATCCCTGGCCCGGCAATATCCGGGAGTTAAAAAACAGTATTGAACGCAGCGTGATCCTGATGCAGGAAGATGAACTGCACCAGGAAGACCTTCCGCTGGAAATACAGCAACACCAGAACCAGGAACCCGGCGCTGCAGAAAATCCGTCGTCACTGGCGTCAATGGAAAAGAATCATATCCGGCGCATTTTGCAATTCACCAAAGGCAACAAGGCCGAAGCAGCGCGCATCCTCGAGATCGGTGTGGCTACTTTATACCGGAAAATTGAAGAATACAAATTATAA
- the kdpF gene encoding K(+)-transporting ATPase subunit F: MTGLFIIAILVFIYMCYVLLKPEKF, translated from the coding sequence ATGACAGGATTATTTATCATCGCCATTCTTGTATTTATTTATATGTGCTATGTACTGCTCAAACCCGAAAAGTTTTAA
- the kdpA gene encoding potassium-transporting ATPase subunit KdpA, translated as MNTEILGIIVMFVLTLLLSLPLGRYIAKVYGNERTFLDPIFNPLERFLFKISGIDPHKEQNWKQQLVALLVINFVWFFLGMFILLNQAWLPLNPDQNPNQTPDQAFNTTISFLVNCNLQHYSGETGVSYFSQLYLMFLQFVTAATGMAAAAAVFYAFRKGMHQTLGNFYNTFVKSVTRILLPISIIIGVILILNHTPMTFEGKQQMITLQGDTTYVSTGPVAAFVPIKHLGTNGGGFFGANSSHPLENVNYITNMTQMIAQMLIPFAMVFAFGQFINRRKLGWAIWCVMTLGFLILCIPNIIMEMNGNPNITAMGVSPALGAMEGKEIRFGTPASAYWSIATTVISTGSINSMHSSYMPLSGMNMLLAMMTNCFYGGCGVGILNYFVFIILAVFVSGLMVGRTPEFLGKKIEAREMKIAMIVALLHPLLILAGTALAAALPSQTASTLANPGFHGFSEMLYEYTSSAANNGSGFEGLGDNTPWWNISTGFVLILSRYLPIIGPVAIAGILGAKKYIPESAGTLKTDTATFGFMVFAVIVIVAALSFFPALTLGPIAEYFGMG; from the coding sequence ATGAACACTGAAATATTAGGCATCATCGTCATGTTTGTGCTTACACTGTTGCTCTCGCTGCCGCTGGGCAGGTATATTGCTAAAGTGTATGGCAATGAGCGTACTTTTTTAGATCCCATTTTTAATCCGCTGGAACGGTTTCTTTTTAAGATCAGCGGTATCGATCCGCATAAAGAGCAAAACTGGAAACAGCAACTGGTAGCGCTTCTGGTCATCAATTTTGTATGGTTTTTCCTGGGAATGTTTATTTTGCTGAACCAGGCCTGGCTCCCGCTTAATCCCGATCAAAACCCCAACCAGACCCCCGATCAGGCCTTTAATACTACTATTTCCTTCCTGGTGAACTGTAATCTCCAGCATTATTCCGGGGAAACCGGCGTCAGTTACTTCAGTCAGCTTTACCTCATGTTTCTGCAGTTTGTAACCGCTGCCACCGGTATGGCCGCAGCTGCTGCCGTCTTCTATGCCTTCCGGAAGGGCATGCATCAAACGCTGGGTAATTTCTATAATACTTTTGTGAAATCGGTTACCCGCATCCTGTTGCCCATCTCCATCATCATCGGCGTGATTCTTATCCTGAATCATACCCCGATGACCTTTGAAGGAAAACAACAAATGATCACCCTGCAGGGAGATACGACCTATGTTTCCACCGGTCCGGTGGCGGCATTTGTTCCCATCAAACATCTGGGTACCAATGGCGGCGGCTTCTTCGGCGCCAATTCCTCTCATCCGTTGGAAAATGTGAACTACATCACCAATATGACACAGATGATCGCGCAAATGCTGATCCCCTTTGCCATGGTGTTTGCATTCGGACAATTCATCAACCGGAGAAAACTGGGGTGGGCCATCTGGTGCGTAATGACCCTGGGCTTCCTGATCCTCTGTATTCCCAACATCATTATGGAGATGAACGGCAACCCCAATATCACTGCGATGGGCGTCAGTCCTGCCCTGGGGGCGATGGAAGGAAAAGAGATCCGTTTTGGAACGCCGGCTTCCGCCTACTGGAGTATTGCAACCACCGTTATCTCCACCGGTTCGATCAACTCCATGCACTCCAGTTATATGCCGCTGAGCGGGATGAATATGCTGCTGGCCATGATGACCAACTGTTTTTACGGCGGGTGTGGTGTGGGGATACTCAACTATTTTGTATTCATCATCCTCGCGGTTTTTGTAAGCGGCTTGATGGTAGGCCGTACCCCTGAATTCCTCGGTAAAAAAATAGAGGCCCGCGAAATGAAGATCGCGATGATCGTAGCATTGCTGCATCCGTTGCTGATACTGGCGGGCACCGCATTAGCCGCAGCACTCCCCTCACAAACGGCCTCCACGCTCGCCAATCCGGGCTTCCATGGTTTTAGTGAAATGTTGTACGAATACACATCCAGTGCCGCCAATAATGGAAGCGGGTTTGAGGGGCTTGGCGACAATACGCCCTGGTGGAATATCAGCACCGGCTTTGTACTGATACTTTCCCGCTACCTGCCCATCATCGGCCCTGTAGCTATTGCCGGTATACTTGGTGCAAAAAAATACATCCCGGAAAGCGCCGGCACTTTAAAAACAGATACCGCCACCTTTGGTTTTATGGTATTTGCCGTGATCGTTATTGTAGCGGCGCTCTCCTTCTTCCCGGCTTTAACACTGGGGCCAATTGCGGAATATTTTGGAATGGGCTGA
- the kdpB gene encoding potassium-transporting ATPase subunit KdpB — protein MKNQHTSLFQKDQFIEALKDSFVKLSPSKMFCNPVMFLVWIGTLVMLGVCIWIAAAGGTAQGSLAYNITITSLLFITLLFANFAEAIAEARGKAQANSLRKTREETPAKKIEPVGEMTLNEVRIVPSSGLQLNDIFICEPGDIIPTDGEIIEGLATIDESAITGESAPVIREAGGDKSSVTGGTKVLSDKIKVKVTTRPGESFLDKMIALVEGASRQKTPNEIALTILLAGFSLVFIIVCTTLKPFGDFAHTPITIAALISLFVCLIPTTIGGLLSAIGIAGMDRALRANVITKSGKAVETAGDIDVLLLDKTGTITIGNRKATHFWPAAGIGDQDFIEAAVLSSLADETPEGKSIVELASGLHKDKNYIPDTQQQFFAEHSSYKPIPFTAETRCSGVNFNGIHIRKGAMDAITRLVQKAGNIIPAETMIKTKEIASNGGTPLVVAKSDRVLGVIELQDIIKPGIQERFERLRRMGIKTVMVTGDNPLTAKFIAGKAGVDDFIAEAKPEDKMNYIRSEQAEGRLVAMMGDGTNDAPALAQADVGVAMNSGTQAAKEAGNMVDLDNDPTKLIEVVEIGKQLLMTRGTLTTFSIANDVAKYFAIIPALFIAAIPSLHGLNIMRLHSPESAILSAVIFNAVIIPLLIPLALKGVAYKPIGASALLRRNLFIYGLGGIIAPFIGIKLIDLLVGLLF, from the coding sequence ATGAAAAATCAACATACATCCTTGTTTCAAAAGGACCAGTTCATAGAAGCGCTGAAGGATTCTTTTGTCAAACTAAGTCCGTCAAAAATGTTCTGCAATCCTGTCATGTTCCTGGTATGGATCGGCACGCTGGTCATGCTGGGCGTCTGCATCTGGATCGCAGCGGCCGGGGGCACAGCGCAGGGATCACTCGCGTACAATATTACCATCACCTCCCTTCTTTTTATCACCCTGCTGTTTGCCAATTTTGCAGAGGCAATCGCAGAGGCACGTGGAAAAGCCCAGGCCAACAGCCTGCGTAAAACAAGAGAAGAAACTCCTGCAAAAAAAATAGAACCGGTCGGCGAAATGACGCTGAATGAGGTCCGTATTGTCCCCTCCTCCGGTCTGCAGCTCAATGACATTTTCATCTGTGAGCCGGGTGATATCATTCCTACAGACGGAGAGATCATTGAAGGACTGGCCACCATCGATGAAAGCGCCATTACCGGGGAAAGTGCACCGGTTATCCGCGAAGCCGGTGGTGATAAAAGCTCAGTTACCGGTGGCACCAAGGTGTTATCGGATAAAATAAAGGTAAAAGTGACCACGCGTCCCGGCGAAAGCTTCCTGGATAAAATGATCGCCCTTGTGGAAGGCGCCTCGCGCCAGAAAACGCCAAATGAAATAGCGCTCACCATCCTGCTGGCAGGATTTTCACTCGTGTTCATCATCGTGTGCACCACATTAAAACCTTTTGGCGATTTTGCCCATACACCCATTACCATCGCTGCGCTGATCTCTTTATTTGTTTGCCTGATCCCCACTACCATCGGCGGGCTGCTTTCTGCCATTGGTATCGCGGGTATGGATCGTGCATTAAGGGCCAATGTGATCACCAAAAGCGGTAAAGCTGTTGAAACGGCCGGGGATATCGATGTGTTGCTACTGGATAAGACAGGAACTATTACCATCGGCAACCGGAAAGCCACACATTTCTGGCCGGCAGCCGGCATCGGCGACCAGGATTTCATTGAGGCGGCAGTGCTCAGTTCTCTGGCAGATGAAACACCTGAAGGAAAATCCATTGTGGAGCTGGCTTCCGGCCTTCATAAGGACAAAAACTATATTCCGGATACACAGCAACAGTTCTTTGCAGAACACAGCAGTTACAAGCCGATCCCGTTCACCGCCGAGACCCGCTGCTCCGGCGTGAACTTCAATGGTATTCATATCCGCAAAGGTGCTATGGATGCCATTACAAGACTGGTACAGAAAGCCGGTAATATCATCCCGGCGGAAACCATGATCAAAACAAAAGAGATCGCCAGCAACGGCGGAACGCCGCTGGTTGTGGCAAAAAGCGACCGGGTACTGGGAGTTATCGAATTGCAGGATATTATTAAACCCGGTATACAGGAACGGTTTGAACGGCTGCGCCGGATGGGGATCAAAACAGTGATGGTGACCGGTGACAATCCGCTTACCGCAAAGTTCATTGCCGGGAAGGCCGGGGTAGATGATTTTATCGCAGAGGCCAAACCCGAGGACAAAATGAATTATATCCGCAGTGAGCAGGCAGAAGGCCGCCTGGTGGCCATGATGGGCGACGGCACCAATGATGCGCCCGCCCTTGCACAAGCCGATGTAGGTGTGGCTATGAACAGCGGCACCCAGGCCGCTAAAGAGGCAGGTAACATGGTAGACCTCGACAACGATCCTACAAAGCTGATCGAGGTTGTAGAGATCGGGAAACAATTGCTGATGACCCGCGGCACACTGACCACCTTTAGTATTGCCAACGATGTGGCCAAATATTTTGCCATCATCCCGGCCCTGTTCATAGCAGCCATTCCTTCGTTGCACGGGCTAAATATCATGCGGCTGCACAGCCCGGAAAGCGCGATCCTTTCGGCAGTAATTTTCAATGCGGTCATTATCCCCCTGCTGATTCCCCTGGCGCTAAAAGGTGTGGCCTACAAACCCATCGGCGCCAGCGCCCTGCTGAGAAGGAACCTGTTTATTTACGGTCTCGGCGGCATCATTGCTCCCTTTATCGGTATCAAACTGATCGACCTGCTGGTGGGACTACTCTTTTAA
- a CDS encoding potassium-transporting ATPase subunit C — protein sequence MKHIIPAIRLTLILMVLCVVVYSLLLSGFAQLTPEKGKGEKISGRNGKSYYANIGQRFDSVIYFSSRPSAVAYNAAGSGGSNKGPNNPDYLKEVQQRVEDFKQKNPGAAIPADIVTASGSGLDPDISVAAANAQVVRIATARKLSQQTVQELVNKHIDRPVLGPQKINVLKLNIDLDQLGH from the coding sequence ATGAAACATATCATTCCCGCCATACGCCTGACACTTATACTGATGGTACTCTGTGTAGTGGTCTATTCACTCCTGTTATCAGGCTTTGCCCAACTTACACCGGAAAAAGGAAAAGGAGAAAAGATCTCCGGCCGTAATGGCAAAAGCTACTATGCCAATATCGGACAACGTTTCGACAGCGTCATTTACTTCAGTTCGCGCCCTTCAGCTGTAGCCTATAACGCCGCAGGAAGCGGCGGCAGCAACAAAGGGCCCAATAATCCCGATTATCTGAAAGAAGTGCAGCAACGGGTTGAGGATTTCAAACAAAAGAATCCCGGGGCTGCAATCCCCGCCGATATTGTAACAGCAAGCGGCAGCGGACTGGACCCCGATATTTCCGTTGCAGCTGCAAACGCCCAGGTAGTACGGATCGCAACAGCCCGGAAGCTGTCGCAGCAGACCGTTCAGGAGTTGGTAAACAAACATATCGACCGGCCGGTGCTGGGGCCTCAGAAAATAAACGTACTGAAGTTAAATATCGATCTGGATCAACTCGGTCATTAA
- a CDS encoding porin → MNSRTIRNRIIYLAMAAPLITFQKAAAQTENPERLLKISGYGEAFYSYDFGRPANHIKQPFLYSYNRHNTFNVNLALVKASYTTERIRGNIGLMTGTYSNDNMAAEKNVLKNIYEANAGFKLSKTRNLWIDAGVLPSHIGWESAIGKDCQTLTRSIAAENSPYFETGARLSYTSGNGKWYISGLLLNGWQRIERVEGNNTLAFGHQLTFKPTDKITVNSSSFIGNDKPDSARQMRYFHDLYGQFLLSPHFSLTLGFDIGVEQKAKKSSGYNSWYTPVVIATWFNEKWNIGLRGEYFDDRNGVLIATGTAHGFKTIGYSVNIDRKITDQFVWRIEGRGFNSRDRIFLNRDLPVNNNFAITSSLAFSF, encoded by the coding sequence ATGAACAGCAGAACAATCCGCAACCGCATTATTTACCTCGCAATGGCTGCTCCATTGATCACCTTTCAAAAAGCAGCGGCACAAACTGAAAATCCCGAAAGGCTCCTCAAGATCAGTGGTTATGGCGAAGCCTTTTACAGCTATGATTTCGGAAGACCGGCCAATCATATCAAACAGCCCTTCCTTTACAGTTACAACCGGCACAATACCTTCAATGTAAACCTGGCCCTGGTTAAAGCCAGCTACACAACAGAGCGTATAAGAGGCAACATCGGCTTAATGACCGGCACCTACAGCAATGATAATATGGCCGCTGAAAAAAACGTACTAAAAAATATCTATGAGGCCAATGCGGGTTTCAAACTCTCAAAGACCCGCAATCTCTGGATCGATGCGGGTGTTCTTCCCTCGCATATCGGCTGGGAAAGCGCCATCGGAAAGGATTGCCAGACACTGACCCGCAGTATCGCAGCAGAAAATTCGCCCTATTTTGAAACCGGCGCCCGCCTCTCATACACTTCCGGTAACGGCAAGTGGTACATTAGTGGTCTGCTCTTGAACGGATGGCAGCGCATTGAACGGGTGGAAGGAAACAATACCCTGGCATTTGGCCACCAGCTCACTTTTAAGCCCACCGATAAGATAACAGTGAACAGCAGTTCTTTTATTGGCAATGACAAACCGGATAGCGCCCGGCAGATGCGTTACTTTCATGATCTTTATGGTCAGTTCCTGCTGTCGCCCCATTTTTCACTGACGCTGGGATTTGATATCGGTGTGGAACAAAAGGCCAAAAAAAGCAGCGGCTACAACAGCTGGTATACGCCCGTGGTGATCGCCACCTGGTTTAACGAGAAATGGAATATTGGTTTACGGGGTGAATATTTTGACGACCGCAATGGGGTGCTCATTGCCACGGGTACGGCACATGGTTTTAAAACGATCGGGTATTCAGTAAATATCGATCGCAAAATAACCGATCAGTTCGTATGGCGGATCGAGGGCCGCGGGTTTAACAGTCGCGACCGGATCTTTTTAAACCGCGATCTTCCGGTAAATAATAACTTCGCAATTACAAGTTCCCTGGCATTCTCTTTTTAA
- a CDS encoding sensor protein KdpD, whose amino-acid sequence MEAAADFLKLIRNNKRGRFKIYIGMSAGVGKTYRMLQEAHVLLRNGIDVRIGYIETHRREETHALLEGLPEIPRRKLFYKGKELEEMDTDAIINLRPEVVLVDELAHTNIEGSRNNKRWQDVRDILDAGINVISAVNIQHIESLHEDILAITGVNVAERIPDSIIKEADEVVNIDLPSDELITRLKEGRIYKNDKIQSALNNFFKHDNILQLRELALKEVASAVERKVETEIVKLPLQQERFMACISSNEKTSKTVIRKTARLANYYHSKWYVLYIETPSESADKIRLNKQRYLINNFQLATELGAEIIKIKADRIAAAIVEQAEERKITTICIGKPHLSLMQVIAATNIFNNLLKKLSDSQIDLVILS is encoded by the coding sequence ATGGAAGCAGCTGCTGATTTTTTAAAACTCATCCGGAATAACAAACGCGGCCGGTTTAAAATCTATATCGGCATGAGTGCCGGTGTGGGAAAAACCTACCGCATGTTGCAGGAAGCCCATGTATTGCTCAGGAACGGGATCGATGTACGCATCGGTTATATTGAAACCCACCGGCGCGAAGAAACCCACGCGTTACTGGAAGGTCTTCCTGAAATTCCCCGGCGGAAACTCTTTTATAAGGGGAAAGAACTGGAGGAAATGGACACAGATGCCATTATCAACCTCCGGCCGGAAGTGGTTCTTGTAGATGAGCTGGCGCACACCAATATAGAAGGAAGCCGGAACAACAAACGCTGGCAGGATGTGCGGGATATCCTCGATGCAGGTATCAATGTGATCTCAGCCGTGAACATCCAGCACATTGAAAGCCTGCACGAGGACATCCTGGCCATCACCGGCGTTAATGTAGCAGAACGGATCCCGGACAGTATTATTAAAGAAGCCGATGAGGTCGTAAACATCGATCTGCCTTCCGATGAGCTGATCACCCGGCTGAAGGAAGGCCGGATCTATAAAAACGACAAGATCCAATCTGCGCTCAATAACTTTTTTAAGCACGACAATATCCTGCAACTGCGCGAGCTGGCACTAAAAGAAGTGGCTTCTGCCGTGGAACGGAAGGTAGAAACAGAAATCGTAAAACTTCCATTGCAGCAGGAACGGTTTATGGCCTGTATCAGCAGTAATGAAAAAACGTCCAAGACCGTTATCCGCAAAACCGCACGCCTGGCTAATTATTATCACAGCAAATGGTATGTACTGTACATAGAGACCCCTTCGGAAAGTGCCGATAAGATCCGGTTGAATAAGCAACGGTACCTGATCAATAATTTTCAGCTGGCCACAGAGCTCGGTGCGGAAATTATAAAGATAAAGGCCGACCGCATTGCAGCCGCGATCGTGGAGCAGGCCGAAGAGCGGAAGATCACCACCATTTGTATCGGCAAACCGCATTTGAGTCTGATGCAGGTCATTGCGGCTACCAATATTTTCAATAATCTTTTAAAAAAACTAAGCGACAGCCAGATCGATCTGGTGATACTGAGTTAA
- a CDS encoding HAMP domain-containing sensor histidine kinase: protein MRIQTKLVLGLGALFALVAFLAILSGIYINRLSAETKNILVANYNSVSYSREMLLALDEGIQQPYIQQKFEAQLKRQKENITEPNELEATERVNADFERIKNMPGDTLLIRQIRKDLADIMLLNMQAIQRKSTIAGKTADKAIVWIAVSGTLCFIIAFTLLLNLPAAISNPIRTLTSSIRGITSKNYSQRIYYNKPDEFGDMAKAFNTMAQKLEEYNNSNLARLMSEKQRVETLINNIHEPVIGLDEAKRVIFINEEASRITNTQPSDVLGKPVQDLAVSNDLIRMLIRDFFEPVTAHEPLKIYADNKESYFEKTIIPISIVPTGEKEAQHLGDVIFLKNITPFKELDYAKTNFIATVSHELKTPISSIKMSAQLLENDRIGKLNTEQKELVESIQDDAARLLKITSELLNVTQLESGKLELQSVLCRPEELIGKAVHINETAAASKNIRIQTVLQEDLPFLNADADKTSWIFSNLISNAIRYSHENGSLTVTVAASGDEVVFTVKDYGQGIAPFYLDKIFDRYFRVPGSKKEGTGLGLSISKELIEAQGGRIDVVSEFGVGTEFTVRLPAAGK from the coding sequence ATGCGTATTCAAACAAAATTAGTCCTGGGTCTGGGTGCGCTCTTTGCGTTGGTGGCTTTCCTCGCCATCCTTTCGGGTATTTACATCAACCGGCTTTCGGCAGAAACAAAAAATATCCTGGTGGCTAATTACAATTCCGTTTCGTACTCCCGGGAAATGCTGCTGGCGTTGGACGAAGGCATTCAACAGCCCTATATCCAGCAAAAATTTGAGGCGCAGCTGAAACGCCAAAAAGAAAACATAACCGAACCCAATGAGCTCGAAGCTACAGAGCGGGTAAATGCCGACTTTGAGCGGATCAAAAATATGCCGGGTGATACCCTGCTGATCCGCCAGATCCGGAAAGATCTTGCAGATATTATGCTGCTGAATATGCAGGCCATTCAACGGAAAAGTACCATTGCCGGGAAGACCGCAGATAAAGCCATTGTCTGGATCGCCGTAAGCGGAACCCTTTGCTTTATCATTGCTTTTACCCTCCTGCTGAACCTGCCCGCTGCCATCTCCAATCCCATCAGAACCCTTACCTCAAGCATCCGCGGCATCACTTCAAAAAACTATTCACAACGGATCTATTACAACAAACCTGATGAGTTCGGCGATATGGCAAAGGCCTTTAACACCATGGCGCAAAAACTGGAAGAATACAATAACAGCAACCTGGCCCGGCTGATGAGTGAAAAGCAGCGCGTGGAAACACTGATCAATAATATACATGAACCGGTGATCGGTCTGGACGAAGCCAAAAGGGTCATTTTTATCAATGAAGAGGCCTCCAGGATCACCAATACCCAACCTTCGGATGTACTGGGAAAACCGGTCCAGGACCTTGCGGTAAGCAATGACCTGATCCGGATGCTGATCCGGGATTTTTTTGAACCGGTAACGGCACACGAGCCCCTGAAGATCTATGCCGACAACAAAGAAAGTTATTTCGAAAAAACGATCATTCCCATCAGCATCGTTCCCACGGGCGAAAAAGAGGCGCAGCACCTGGGAGATGTGATCTTTCTGAAGAACATCACCCCTTTCAAGGAGCTGGACTATGCAAAGACCAACTTTATCGCCACGGTTTCCCATGAACTCAAGACGCCCATCTCCTCAATAAAAATGAGTGCCCAGCTGCTCGAAAACGACCGGATCGGCAAGTTGAACACCGAACAAAAAGAGCTGGTAGAAAGCATACAGGATGATGCGGCCCGCCTGCTGAAGATCACCAGCGAACTACTGAACGTAACCCAGCTGGAAAGCGGTAAACTGGAGCTACAGTCCGTACTATGCCGTCCGGAAGAGCTGATCGGCAAGGCGGTTCACATCAATGAAACAGCCGCAGCTTCCAAGAACATCCGCATTCAGACGGTGCTGCAGGAAGACCTTCCTTTTTTAAATGCTGATGCGGATAAAACTTCATGGATCTTCAGTAATCTTATTTCCAATGCCATCCGTTACAGTCATGAGAACGGTTCCCTTACCGTAACAGTTGCTGCCAGCGGGGACGAGGTCGTTTTTACCGTTAAGGATTATGGCCAGGGCATTGCACCTTTCTATCTTGATAAAATATTTGACCGTTATTTCCGGGTTCCCGGTTCCAAAAAAGAAGGAACAGGTCTGGGATTGTCGATCAGTAAGGAACTGATCGAAGCGCAGGGAGGACGCATCGATGTTGTCAGTGAATTTGGGGTGGGCACCGAATTCACGGTACGCCTGCCTGCCGCCGGAAAATAA
- the nfi gene encoding deoxyribonuclease V (cleaves DNA at apurinic or apyrimidinic sites), protein MITPEFYDNLTPSEAVALQKELREKIDLTPRPAPVQFIGGADISFNKYETTVYAGIVVLKYPELVVQAHASVTCTVQFPYISGLLAFREVPALLKAWEALSLKPDVLVLDGHGIAHPRRLGIATHFGIIKNIPTIGCAKTRLTGNYQEPGNRRLDHTPLFDKQEKIGSVLRTKPNCKPIFVSPGNKVSMDQSLELITRCCGKYRIPEPTRLAHMLVNQGRVKAKGS, encoded by the coding sequence ATGATCACACCCGAATTTTATGACAACCTCACTCCCTCTGAGGCCGTTGCCCTTCAAAAAGAACTCCGCGAAAAGATCGATCTTACGCCACGTCCGGCTCCTGTACAGTTTATCGGCGGAGCGGATATTTCATTCAACAAATATGAAACAACAGTGTATGCGGGCATTGTGGTGCTGAAGTACCCGGAGCTGGTAGTGCAGGCACATGCTTCTGTTACCTGCACCGTACAGTTCCCTTATATTTCGGGGTTACTGGCATTCCGGGAAGTACCGGCATTGTTAAAAGCATGGGAGGCGCTTTCCTTAAAACCCGATGTGCTGGTGCTGGATGGTCATGGTATCGCACATCCCCGCAGGCTGGGCATTGCCACACATTTTGGCATCATAAAAAATATACCGACCATAGGTTGTGCCAAAACCCGGCTTACTGGCAACTACCAGGAGCCCGGTAACCGGCGACTGGATCATACGCCCCTGTTTGACAAGCAGGAAAAGATCGGATCCGTTTTGCGTACCAAACCTAATTGTAAACCCATATTCGTGTCCCCCGGCAATAAGGTCAGCATGGACCAAAGCCTGGAGCTTATCACCCGCTGTTGCGGCAAATACCGTATCCCCGAGCCCACAAGGCTGGCACATATGCTGGTAAATCAGGGACGGGTGAAAGCGAAAGGTAGCTGA